One region of Salvelinus namaycush isolate Seneca chromosome 3, SaNama_1.0, whole genome shotgun sequence genomic DNA includes:
- the LOC120039497 gene encoding chromobox protein homolog 2-like: MEELSAVGEQVFDAECILNKRLRKGKLEFLVKWRGWSSKHNSWEPQGNILDPRLLAAFNKSEQEKEILISKRGKRPRGRPRKVVETVPEVSKSSSSSSSSSSSGSSSSSSSSSSSSDDDDDDNNDRKAKPGPRTRELHPVPQKKAQIVVAKPEPPRKKRGRKALPAEMKAIQQNKGQRKIIKTVAKDSPADLRGGIKKPFHPASFTFMGLNSRGPLSVQGRCSLAQGGTTKNSMNTAGRSNTSASLSFNQRSNQSKSQASDFKLSVSDVNSGAGLDLKTTASKSGVAVLNLHNSKLSTSNGNPQGAFQPQLGSHNGQKIPDAPGQTPLQQVPNNKPAAPLSTPKGPANQAASLQALNLQSVNKSTPGNGTPGNGTVPVSNLRSTANPARKDTVGQYGQEKNPLQSPVTPGGQQPRKNHPGVDKVKAEETSEVGVTAERPERLTTTRAQGRVEKSIVQNPSAEARDILGKRERSASKDSGKQAKVLLSEMSTGEESTSDSDQDSPYPSNSQGLSISVQTGQDWKPTHSLIEHVFVTDVTANLVTVTVKESPTSVGFFNIHNY; encoded by the exons ATGGAGGAATTGAGCGCCGTAGGAGAACAGGTTTTCGACGCTGAATGCATTCTGAACAAACGACTAAGAAAG GGGAAGTTAGAGTTTCTTGTAAAGTGGAGGGGATGGTCATCCAA GCACAATAGCTGGGAGCCCCAAGGGAACATCCTTGACCCAAGATTATTGGCTGCATTTAACAAGAG TGAACAAGAAAAGGAAATTCTGATCAGCAAGAGAGGGAAAAGGCCGAGGGGGAGACCTCGAAAAGTTGTG GAAACTGTGCCTGAAGTGTCAAAGTCAAGCAGCTCTTCGTCATCGTCATCTTCGTCTGGCTCATCATCGtcatcttcttcctcttcctcctcatcggATGATGACGACGATGATAACAACGATAGAAAGGCAAAGCCAGGTCCCAGAACACGGGAGCTCCACCCTGTCCCTCAGAAGAAAGCACAGATTGTTGTGGCCAAGCCGGAGCCCCCGAGGAAGAAGCGAGGCAGGAAAGCACTGCCTGCAGAAATGAAGGCCATTCAACAGAACAAGGGCCAGCGCAAGATCATAAAGACAGTTGCCAAAGACTCCCCTGCAGACCTCCGAGGTGGAATCAAGAAACCCTTTCACCCAGCCAGCTTCACCTTCATGGGGTTGAACAGCAGAGGCCCTCTGAGTGTCCAGGGCAGATGTTCCCTGGCCCAGGGTGGGACTACTAAAAACTCCATGAACACTGCAGGCCGGTCAAATAcctcagcttctctctctttcaaccAGAGATCCAACCAGAGCAAGAGTCAAGCTTCTGACTTCAAACTGTCGGTCTCTGATGTGAACAGTGGAGCAGGTTTGGACTTAAAAACGACTGCAAGCAAATCTGGAGTAGCAGTGTTGAATTTGCATAACTCCAAACTCTCAACCAGCAATGGCAACCCGCAAGGAGCTTTTCAGCCACAGCTGGGTTCCCACAACGGGCAGAAGATACCAGATGCCCCTGGGCAAACACCACTGCAGCAGGTACCCAATAACAAACCTGCTGCCCCCTTGTCCACTCCTAAAGGCCCTGCCAACCAAGCTGCAAGCCTTCAGGCACTAAACCTGCAGAGTGTGAACAAATCAACACCGGGCAACGGTACTCCAGGCAATGGCACCGTGCCAGTGTCCAACCTGCGAAGCACCGCCAACCCAGCACGGAAAGACACAGTTGGTCAGTATGGTCAAGAGAAAAATCCTCTACAGAGTCCTGTCACGCCTGGTGGACAACAGCCCAGAAAGAACCATCCTGGAGTTGATAAGGTCAAAGCTGAGGAGACCAGTGAAGTGGGTGTCACGGCAGAGAGGCCTGAGAGGCTGACTACAACAAGGGCCCAAGGGAGGGTTGAGAAGAGCATTGTCCAGAACCCCTCCGCAGAGGCCAGAGACATCCTGGGCAAGCGGGAGAGATCTGCCTCCAAAGACAGTGGCAAGCAGGCCAAGGTCCTCCTGAGTGAGATGAGTACCGGTGAGGAGAGCACCTCAGACTCTGACCAGGATTCCCCCTACCCAAGTAACAGTCAGGGCTTGTCCATCTCAGTCCAGACCGGCCAGGACTGGAAGCCCACTCACAGCCTGATCGAGCATGTGTTTGTTACTGATGTCACTGCCAACCTTGTCACTGTCACAGTCAAGGAGTCCCCAACCAGTGTGGGCTTCTTCAACATACATAATTATTGA